The following nucleotide sequence is from Coffea eugenioides isolate CCC68of chromosome 10, Ceug_1.0, whole genome shotgun sequence.
aaaaatgaaaaaagttcCTTGAAGAATGCTATGTATTTAATACAATTTCATTTCATACATTTATTCAGTTAGGAAAGATGATAAATGTCGCAAGGCCCTAGACTTAGAAAGCTTGTATACCATACATCAGCTCAGTCAAATCAATAGTGatcttttggtttttttttttttttttttttgggtaaatgcATTACATCAATGGACTCATATAATTATCTAATGAATATCTATCCAGAGTAAGCAGAATTAGCAAGGCTAGTTATGTCATGGCTGAGTAGCAGAAATGCTCATGTAAGGTCGCGCAATTCCTGTCTGCGAGTTGCTAGATCGATAATGATAAAAGTTGTTATGTAAGAATCCATCGACTAATtactactctttttttttttttaaagtttttttgtttcattGGTGAGTTTGTTAATGACGACCTCAGCAATTAGTGGCGAATTCGCTGGTACTTGACAAGTGGGGATTGCCGGATTGGACTTTTGGAGTGGACTAACGAATAACAGACAATAATGGCAAAGAAACCACAATATGTAGCTATCAAAAGATTCCTGCCTGCCTGCTTGCGAGCAACATACCAAAAGCACCAACACCGGATTGCGTTTTGAAGCTTAAGACACAAATATTTCTTAAAGAGCTTAAGACACAAAGGGTAACAACAAAAAAGGACTCCGCAGGAACGAAAGCTTCCGTGTTTGTTGCGTGGGTGTTTCTTGTGAGTTCCCTTTAGATTGCCTTCGGGTTGTTCTTTCGGATTACTCCTATATTTGTTCTAATTGAGTAGGTGTGTGTGTTTCTTTCAGTTCTTGGAAAAAAGGAACGAAAGCTTCCggtctctttttcttttccctttatatatatatatatatatatgtggtGTATTTCTTTAGTAATCTTACGTTTCTATGGCGTAAAATCTTGTAATTCTGGAACGAGTTTAATAAGTTGATCGGAAAAAGTtcacacaaaacaaaaataaacggCAAAATAGATTAGATTAGAATTTACGAGAGGCGCAATCCGGAGTATCCTGATGCCCTCAAACTTGCATTGAAGTTCTTCGACGTTCAAAAATGTAATTACCCTGCATccctttttctcgatttttATGCAATACTGCATTTGATTCTTTATGTGATTCTTCGTCAGCGTTAAGTGTTGGAGTCATATCATATGGAAAAGATAGCTAAACTTCTTTGGGATGCAGACTGCTAAATCTTTAATGGGGATCTTTTTCGTGTTTTATTTACAAAGTAACAAATTATATAAAACCTGAATATAAAGTGGGCAGGACTTCTAATTCACGCATCTGTTGATAAACTAGCTTTACATGCAAGTTTTTGATGGTGTCGAGTGCCTATCTACTTCACCTAAAAATTTGATGAGACGCATGGgcagaaaagatcgaaaattaTGCAAATACGGAGTGTTGCACTTCTTGCTAGCGTGTCTTTCTTTGAACAGGTGGAATGTCTTCGTCACTCACCATACACCTCATGTCacacaaagttttttttttttttttagttccaTATCACATAAAGTTCAAACCCCACACCACACCTTCCCAGAACACACAAAAAAATAGAAGAGAAAAATGTAGCTTTTGTACCCAAATTTTGATACATGAGCAGTTTTAATTCTTAAACTTTAGACAAAAACAAATCTGGTACTCAGATTTTTTAGCACATTTAGTACcctttacaattttttttcaaaatgctATCGAAAAGAGTTACGTGATAGTCGCATGTTCAACAATTATTGCATAAGAAAAATACCAAAAAGACGTAAAATATCCTTCTAACACTAAGTACCAAGAaagatattttaaaaattttaatcacTTGCCCAACTCTGCTCATCTTAttcttttctccttcttttgtTGTATTTCATCTTCGCCTTAGTGTCAGAAAGATATTTTACGCTTtctagcaattttttttttatacaatatTTGCCGAACATATGACTATCACGCGACTCTTTCAAGTAGCAATTTAGGAAAAAGCCATTAAGGGTACTAAATGTGCTCAAATATTAAAAGTTTGGATACCATATTTGTTTTTGTCCAAAGTTTGTGGATTAAAACTGCTTAAGTATCAGAATTTGGataccaaaactgcatttttctcaaaaaaaaaaaaatcaattcttGGTCGAATTCAACCTCAAAAAGGAAAAGTGAAAAGATACGACGTCGCAGTAAAATAACCAATTATTTGTTAACAGCAAGATTTTCCCAAGGAAATGGAGCTTAGATACGTACGTAATCTTATGACGCCTGTTACAAGACTGATTTCAACATTTACTGCGGACAATCCGGAGACCCAATACTATTAAGGATACTCTTTCTTCTGAATGGCCAGAAAGCATATACATCGTCCTCGTCTATTGTCGGTGCCCCTGTTCTGTCCAAAACAACCATTTTAACGGACTCCTCACCTATCTTTCTCCCTCAAATGGGCTACTAAACCAACCACATTGCCCAGATAAACCTCTCTTCCTCTAAACCTGTTCGTTAATCGTTCCCTCCGGATTTAGTATCTTCTTTTTGGTGCAAAGAAATACTAGAACAAACTAGAAGAACAGAGGCACCTGGAATTGAGATTTTGCAATTTCCTGCAGAAATCTGCTCCAGTTTCCCTGGCATTGATCAATGCCAGGTGCTATATGACTTCTTAAGCCCCAGAACTTTCAAAGTTTTATCGTGTTTTCaaggtttttcttcttcttggcaGATTAGATCTGAACCAGAACTAAATCCAAAAAAACCAAAGCGCATTCTTTTCCATAGAGAATGGGGGAGAAGTCAAGGTCGAAAGGGGGTTGGTGCGGTTGGTTGCTTGTTTTAATTGTAGCAGCTGCAATTGCATTTGGAATTTTTGTAACGATCAAGAAGAAGCACCATGCCTCAAAGGGAGAGGCAGCCCCTGTTCCGGGGCCTCCCGGTGCTGTTACCAAGAAGTATGCTGACGCTCTCCATGCCGCAATGCAGTTCTTAGACGTACAAAAATGTATAAAAGAATCCCTCCACAACCAcagcattttttcttttcttcgtcTGCGTCTTTCAAGTATCTACATCCACGTTTGCTGATGTTGTTTTAAAACTTCATTTGCTTTAATTGAGCTAAATCCATGTAGTTTCTTAGCTTCTTATGTAGTTCTTCCTGTTTTTGGTTGCTAGATTTTGATATCATGCTTGGAATGATTTTATGCATTTCTTAGTTGTTTGTTTGATTCTCCTGATACTAGATCTTACCAGTGAACCTGAATATTTCTATTCGATtattaaatcacaaaacttCCCGTGTGTTAGCTTAGCTCTCAACCTATGAGTACTTAGCAGTAATTTTTTGTACTGTCTTGGTAAAGGTTCAATTTTGTCAGAGCTGTGGGTTGAATAATTAATTTATGCCTTAACTGTATATTGGATTAATTATTTTGAAACAGAATGTACTAGGAGCAGTAAATGCATCTTATCTGTTACAGTTTTAGTAATCTGTCTACGTATTAGCAATTTAATAATGTTCTAGAATGACTTAGCTAGAGTTACCACGGCAATTCTAGTAATGTTTTATGTGAGTACTTTGTTGTTAGACTCGAAGGAATCAGATTTTCTGAATTCCAGATCCAGTAAGCAGCTTCATGAAGAAGCTTCAGTTCGATTATTTTGTTTACTGTTACCGTGATGGTTTTTGCTGATGGTGAAGTGTAATTGTGTTCTGCAGCGGGGAAGTTGGTTCATAACAAGATACCTTGGAGAGGGGATTCGGCTCTTGATGATGGAAGTCCCGCAAAAGTCGATCTTTCCAAAGGAATGTATGATGCTGGGGACCATATGAAGTTTGGATTCCCAATGGCTTACACAGCCACAGTGTTGTCATGGAGTATCCTTGAATACGGTGATCAGATGAAGGTGGTAAATCAATTGGAACCTGCTCAAGACTCACTCAGATGGATCACGGACTACCTTGTCAATGCTCATCTTTCTGACAATGTTCTAATCATTCAGGTTGGTTTTTTCTTGCTTCGTTTTTGGCTGCTTGCTTTCATCACTCTTACCTTTGTGGTACTCATGCTTATTTGCAGTGTTTATCTGCTTTATTTTTCATCCCAAAATTGTGCTGTATAAAACATTGATTTCTGTTCGGCTTACactaatttttgttatttttaagaTGCAAATAAAAAGATCTGAAGAAATTAAAAACATATCCTTTAGGTGATCAAGATGTTCTcatggtacaagatggaatgctGCATTTCTTATACAAGAAATGCATTTCTTGTAGATTCTTATACAAGATGGAATGCTGCATTTCCACAGATAAAAAATTATAGAGATTGAGTTTGAGCAACCCACCTTCTGAACGTTAAATTTCTCTTCAAACTTGTCAAAACAAACATTTACAATGTGCTTCTTTGCATAATTGAATTTTTGGCAGGTGGGTGACCCTGATGCAGACCATAAATGTTGGGACCGCCCAGAAGACATGACTGAGAAAAGGCCTCTCATACAGGTTAACACTTCTTTCCCGGGAAGTGATGTCGCAGCAGAAACTGCAGCAGCTATGGCATCAGCATCCCTGGTGTTTAAGCCCATTGACTCTACATATTCAGACTTGCTTCTGAAGCATGCGAAGCAACTATTTACTTTTGCTGACAAATATAGAGGTTCTTACAGCATGAGCATTCCTGAAGTCCAGACATATTACAACTCAACAGGCTATGGAGATGAGCTCTTGTGGGCTGCTAGTTGGCTTTATCATGCTACAAAGGACAAATCATACTTTGATTATGTGACTGGAAAAAATGGTGAAGAGTATGCTAACTGGGGAAGTCCTACCTGGTTTAGTTGGGATAACAAGCTAGCTGGTACTCAGGTATTTCTTCATTCTTTCAGAGTCCGGATTTAAATTCTTTAATTGGTTATCGCTGGACACATTGAAGAACATCAGAATTCAGTCTACCAAGTTTACATGTGTTCTTGATTCTCCTTCTCATTGTAATTTGGATATGACAAGGCTAAGACTACAATTGTTCGACTGAATTCACGGATAGATGTAATACCAAAATTGTCCTGTATAACTTCATCATTAGGAGCTCATGACAAAAAGGCTGAGCTTTCCCTAGTATAGCACTCAAACTGATCTTAGTGATTGAAATTATGGATCTAAGAGATCTATGACTgatgctcaaaatttttttctttatatttcaTTTAGATACAGAAGATCAACACTTAATTGTGTTCTCTTATTGCAGAAGTTTGTTAGGTTTGCCATGAGATGAGCTATTTCAGCCTGATTGTCTAGCTTATTAGTTCTCTCCCACCAACCATATGTACAAATATAAAGGGGCCACTAACAATGGTGTGAAAATGGTGTACAAATATAAAGGGGCCACTAATCAAAGTAGAGTTCTTTTTGGTTGGCCTTttagctttcttttcttgttattttttattttttgggcaGAAGGGCGGTTGGAGCTGGTAGTGTGGTAAGGGGGTAAGGGAATGTGAATACATTTTGGatacaaatcatgaattaatgAAGTTGCTGTGTGCCTTTACCGCAGGTCTTGTTATCCAGGATTAGCTTCTTTGGATCAAAAGATACTTCAAATTCTGCTACCCTCCAGAAGTACAGGGATTCGGCAGAGGCTGTCATGTGTGGCCTCCTTCCAAAATCTCCAACGGCCACATCCAGCAGAACAGACAGTAATCTTCATTTGATTGCCT
It contains:
- the LOC113748775 gene encoding endoglucanase 10-like — translated: MGEKSRSKGGWCGWLLVLIVAAAIAFGIFVTIKKKHHASKGEAAPVPGPPGAVTKKYADALHAAMQFLDVQKSGKLVHNKIPWRGDSALDDGSPAKVDLSKGMYDAGDHMKFGFPMAYTATVLSWSILEYGDQMKVVNQLEPAQDSLRWITDYLVNAHLSDNVLIIQVGDPDADHKCWDRPEDMTEKRPLIQVNTSFPGSDVAAETAAAMASASLVFKPIDSTYSDLLLKHAKQLFTFADKYRGSYSMSIPEVQTYYNSTGYGDELLWAASWLYHATKDKSYFDYVTGKNGEEYANWGSPTWFSWDNKLAGTQVLLSRISFFGSKDTSNSATLQKYRDSAEAVMCGLLPKSPTATSSRTDSGLIWISEWNALQHPVASAFLAVVYSDYMLSSRTAEISCDSDSFTPADLRKFATSQADYVLGNNPAKLSYLVGYGDNYPKFVHHRGASIPMGAKTGCKDGFQWLDSDKPNPNVAAGALVGGPFLNETYIDSRNNSMQAEPSTYNSAVIVALLSGLVTTSSVVQSFT